Within the Drosophila melanogaster chromosome 3R genome, the region GGTGTGCGTTGGTGTGACGGATTGCGGCTGTATGAGTGTATCATCGCCAGCTGTAAATGTGAGCAATTGAAAATGTGTTTCAGGCAGAAGTTGTCCTTTTATCTATGCGAAATTAAGGCGAATCGACAAACATATCTAcgttttgtgtgtgcgtgaaaTGTAAATGTGTGCCAAGGCTTAAGAATCCGCTACAGAGCCGCGTCATCTTCTCCTTTGTCTGCTGCCTTGCGGCATTTCTCCatccttatttattttacgcTTTTTCTCTTCTCTCGCACTTTTTTGTTGTGTAGGGCAGGCGACCAAGAAAAACTGCTTGCAGAATccagaaaaaatatatgaaattttGATGGAAATATAAAGTTAGCCACGTCGCTCACATTCCACTTAACGGTCATTGACGCTCCCCTTTTTTTGGGGGGAAACACGTTGCATGCCCCCTTGTTTCCATCGTCGCTGCACGACTTGCATGCAATTAGGCTCTTGTAAGTTTAATCGCCGTGGATGGAATAATTAAGCCAGGCATACGCCAACGACACCGTAACCCCTAAAAGTAGGCAAGCAAAAGTTTCAATTGTTGACAGTTCAAGTTGGAATAAGCTAAGGCCAGGCCTCCAGTTATTACCAACTCTTGGCTGACAATTTAGTCTGAAATTTTCCTTTAATTTTCTTGTTATATTATGTTGTTCTATTATTCATAATTATCCGTTGAGCATGTGATTAGATATTGCTCAAACTCAAAAACATATGGCGTGCACGCtttttatttaacaatatGATTTTGTTGTTATAATATATATCTACACTTGTagcttattaattaatatatcaattcgaatttctttaatttttagttACTGCTTTTTAGTAacacttttccatttccttgtAACTTGCGTAACATAAAGTGTAGGTCAAATTGTTTTCGTACttctattgaaattaaatattcaaatttgaaaattttgacCTTATAAAAAGGGCGTTACTTTCGTAGTACATCTCCTGTTATTTCATTCGTAAAAAACTTGACTGCTTAATTCTCTTAccgaaaacaagaaaaaacaTGGTTCTTAAGCCTCGGGcgattttccaatttttcattaatttgaatttccaatgaaaataaaaatgtccTATCGCAGTCTtcagtaaatataaaaaaaggaGTTGCGAATCCTTAATAATCTCGTGTGGATGGGAGCAAATTCTGTCAGAATGAAAAACGTGGAATAACAacataatacaaaaaataaagtatTCTTATTTATTCGAAGCCCATCAAAAAAATATGAACGCATATACACGAAAGCGCCGGTTTAAAATCAccaggaaaaataaaaacaaaaattaaattaaacaaataaaatgtagcAACGAATCAATTTATAACAAAGGATCTATCGAAAAACGGAAAGCAACGACAACGAACAAAGGCAAATATAATTGCTGAGTCCCGTGAAAAGTGAAAGCAATTGAAATTCGCTTCAAAacatgaaatgaaatatttctCTGTGCAGGATATATGAAAAATCAACAGAACGGTTTCCCAATAGTATATGTGTACCCATAAGTGAGTGCGTGTGCAATTGTGTGAACACCtacaaagaaaagaaaagcggaTACGTCAAATAGAGGAGAAAAAGGATACGCGAGCTTAAAGTTAAAGAACAGCCGAGCAAACCGAAGTCGAGGATTATTTTCGCCAACAGTAGGAACAATAAAACTGCCAGCAGTCATaagagcagcagcaatatATACGGATGCGTGTTTATAGATCTGTGACTTTCATGTGGTAAGTCAAGCAGAAGGAACAAGAGCTCTGCCATAAGTTTAAGTTGTCAATTTCGCAAAGCTGGGGtataccaaaaataaataatcgtGTCCACTTACCCTGGAAGATCATCGAATGATTTACCCATCACAGCGAAGACTCTGTCCCTACTCAGATCAATCACATTGTTTCCTAATTTACCCGGCgtcaacaaaaataaaatcaattcaaTGAAGATAAATGAGTTCAAAGTAAAAACCGAGACGCAAAACGTCTATATATAAATCCAAGACCTCATCCCCGCTCGGTTTCCACTTTCACTGGCGATTGGCAGCGGTAATAAGCGATTACAATGTCATGGATCTAAATCCATGTCGCTACAAGGACACCACAGTCACGTGCGTTGCGCAAAGGCAGCCGCAGGACCTTAATAAGTCGCAGGTGTTGCGTCTTCAAAGATTCTAGGAACTTGGATGCGGATACGGATAAGAATAGGGCCATCGACTGGCGAGAACGTCACACACAATACGAGCTGGGTGGCGGCCATAATTTACCTCACTGTCATAAAAAGTTTCAGcttattactcatacgcccccGCGGCCGCAAGCTGATGAGCAAGAATATCATATTAATCATTTGCCCAATGATTGGTATGATTTCCCCTACATCCTCATCCACTTCTATAGCTTGCTTTATATCGATTTGGATACTTGGCTATGACAGACACGCACATAAAATTGCTATTTTTAGTTGGCCCAGCTGTTGGGCTCTCCCTTTTGCTACTGTGCCAAAGAAAAAGTGGGTTCGCTTTTCCGAAGAGTGCATAAATTAACGCAAATAATTATGCAGATTTTTTCCCGTGCGCAAATAAACGCCGCCAGACGAAGAAAGACGAGCTTGTTTTGaacttttgaatattttaacgctcCATAATTAGTCGACGGGCAGGAATCCACTTGAAATTTACCCCATTCTTTGCTATTTCAGAGGTGAATATTTGCGAAACGAACtttgaacatttattttcGCGAACTTTGCCTTCGAGTATGAATTTAGCGAGTATGAatttaacttaaatttaaattgttttaatttaaagttttgggAGTCTATACCAATAGCGAATTATGTTATTGAACTTTAATGGGAGAGGTAGTTTTTGTGATATCCATTTACCACATTTAGtctacatttttaatttattaaaatttctaATACGTTTTAAATAGCTCATATTAGTTCaattctttaaaattaataaaatggaatttaatataaattcctATGTATTTATCAATTATTTAACGGGTTTTACTTTACCGCAGCTTTTTGTTAGAATCTACGggcaaaatgttatttttatcaatgttttgaaaatgtataattgatattttcttgttttgaTCCATGCATAATTTGCTTTAGTGCTATTCAAAAAATCGGAATATGTGCACATTAGACCAAAAAGATTGTGAACAGTACAAgttaaaaatgaaaagtaattTAATGTGCTAATCGCTTTAATTCGCTGAATTAAACTTTACTTATAATTATCTCAagtaaattaagaaaaatcGCTGTTTCACGAGCTTCAAACTTTTCGCAAGCACAAAAGCTAAACAAGACTTGGCCAGATTTAATTATATCAATGGCAATTCTTCAGGCATACTTGCACCTTCTGTTTTAGTGTTCTTCATCTTTAAAGGTTCGATGTCAAACTCTGTGGCCAGTTCTTCCAGAACTGACAGAGTACAGGAGGACATTGTGAGTCCTCCCTGTTCGTCGACCATCTTCATGTGTTGCAGCTCCTTGTCACCCGGCACCATCGGTGGTTTTCCCACCTTGCTGGGCACCGCTTGTCTCAACAGCCGGTGGAAATCGGCCAATCTGTCCTCGAAGGTGGGACAAAAACGCATCGGATCGATGGCCACATAAACTTGGCCCAGATTAGCCGGAGCATTTTCCGTACTATAGACGCCACGACGCTGGATTTGATTTGCATATCGAGCACCTGTCATCACACCGCACAGAATATCCACTGCGGCAGCTAGGCCAAAACCCTTATGCTCCGGCTGAAAGGCTCGGATTCTTTGGGCCCTTAAGGCCTCCTCCGTTGATGTTGTCTCCTTGCCATTTCTATCCAAAGCCACTAATTTGGGCACTTCCTTTGACCAGCCATTGCAATAGGAGAGCTCCAGTTCATCCACCGAACAGGCTGCCATACCAAAATCAGCCACAAATTGTTCATGGACACCGGAAGCGGCACAGGCAATTGGGTTTTCCCCCAGAACGGGTTCGATTCCACCAGCTGGCAACAGAGTTGGAGCAGCGTTCGTCATGCACAGACCAATCATTCGCTGTTCTAGCGCTTGACAGGCATACCAGGAAGCAAATCCAATGCAGTTCGAACTGCGAGCCGAAACCCAGCCGATGCCCACTTCCCGGGCCTTTTGCAGGGCCAGATCCATGCAAAAGTTGGCCACCACGGGTCCAGGTGCATTGTGGCCATCCACTAAGGCGATGGCTTTCTTTTCGGACACGATTCCCGGTGTGGCGTCACCAGCAACAGTGCAATTCAGAAGATCTGCCGCAATTGAGGGCAATCTATGGATGCCCATCGAGCGTTGTCCCATATAATCCGCGGCTATCAATGCATCGGCCATCTCACTGGCCGCCTGTTTGGGCACCTGCATGGCTGAGAACACCTGGCTAACGAATCTCTGGGCCTCCAGGACATCAACCAGCCCGCTGAAATCCTTCGTCGCATTCTTAAATCCCTCTGGTTGCTTCTGGCCGCCACACATCAGCAGCACCCTTTTGATATTATGCCACATCTGATCGGATCCAGCTGGTGTATTTTGAGGGACCTCCGTATGGTCTATCCCAATACTGGACTCTTTGACTCCTTTATTCAATTTGTGTGTTGTCGAGCTGTTTGGCGTTTGATTACTGGTGGCAAGCTTTTCCGTGGACAACTTGAGCCGTACCTTTCGTAGGGAATCCAAAAAGTTGGCCACCACCCTCATTTCCTCAGCGTTTGCCAAATGAgtgttatcttattttctaaatatatGTTCCTGTAGAGTTTGTAGTATTTTTCTAAGGTATAATGAGTTCCGAACTATGTAAATTGataattgcatttgcttttATAGAATTTAATTCTGCTCAaaagttttattattaatttttctcgtattaatttatatatacaaaatgtatttacatttacacaaaaatgtaatacatATTAGCGTAGAAAAATGTACAGCGAACATTTTCAAACAAATTCCCTGTGCATTCCATTGCTTCCCAACGCGTAGCTCTTGGTAACAGCTCACATTTCGCATACGAGGTATacaaaagatacatttttacAAATAAGTGTATATATCCAAATGAGCTACTTTCGCATTCACCACTCGCTGTGCGTACTTGAATTGTCAGCACAGAAACAACGAAATATCAGGACACAAATAAGCAGGGTAAAGtcaaaaagggaaaacaaatgCGATGGATGTAAAAGCttaaaaatgcacacaaaTTGCACTGGCACAGTTAAGGATGTGTAAAGTAACCTTGAGCCAGCAAACACCAAGCAGATACATACATgtacggatacagatacattttaaCGGTACCAGATGAAAATTCAGTGTTCACGCGATGTGGAAAATGTTACGGTGaccttgtttatttatgtggCCGCCAACTGGATTCGCATAAAAATGAAACAGCACTTTAATTTAACACTGTCTTCTTTTTATTGTATGTAGCTAATGGTTTAATATGGAATGTAAATATAGTTCGCTTGCATTCATGATATTCATGATAATAAACGACCAATTAGTTTTCATGGCTATCGGTGAAAAAGATGATTGAATTAGTCAACAGTTGGGTTCTGAATTTattaaccaaacaaaaagctTTTTTAATATCTTTAGTTTACTTTTTATCAGCCTACCATATCTAcattaataaataatgcatATTATCCTATTAATTGCCTTCATACATATATGACACGGAACTCACATGCATAAATGTCTACTTTGTGTTATTCACAATAAATACAGAAACGGATTATTTaatctttaaaaatgtatttgctTACAGAAcaattcattttttaatttggcaCGGAAATAATGCAATGCAAAGAAATCAGACTTGTCctaaagtaattaaaatatataacttaACTCCTAAGAT harbors:
- the CG17199 gene encoding uncharacterized protein; translation: MRVVANFLDSLRKVRLKLSTEKLATSNQTPNSSTTHKLNKGVKESSIGIDHTEVPQNTPAGSDQMWHNIKRVLLMCGGQKQPEGFKNATKDFSGLVDVLEAQRFVSQVFSAMQVPKQAASEMADALIAADYMGQRSMGIHRLPSIAADLLNCTVAGDATPGIVSEKKAIALVDGHNAPGPVVANFCMDLALQKAREVGIGWVSARSSNCIGFASWYACQALEQRMIGLCMTNAAPTLLPAGGIEPVLGENPIACAASGVHEQFVADFGMAACSVDELELSYCNGWSKEVPKLVALDRNGKETTSTEEALRAQRIRAFQPEHKGFGLAAAVDILCGVMTGARYANQIQRRGVYSTENAPANLGQVYVAIDPMRFCPTFEDRLADFHRLLRQAVPSKVGKPPMVPGDKELQHMKMVDEQGGLTMSSCTLSVLEELATEFDIEPLKMKNTKTEGASMPEELPLI